The sequence tggatagggtgtacgcactcagtctttttcccagggttggggaatcgaggactagagggcatcagtttaaggtgagaggggaaagaataaaagggaacctgagggggcaACGtatttacccagagggtggtacgcagatggaatgagctgccaggggaagtggttggggcgggtacattaacaacatttaaaaggcatttggacaaatacatggatagggaaggattaggaggatatgggccgagtgcagggaaatggggttagcgtggacagacattttggtcggcatggaccagtgtgggccgaagggcctgtctctgtgctgtaggactctatgattccaaTAGAGGAGTTCAGAATCCTGAAATGATTCAAATTGTAATATAGAAACGTGCCGGGACTGggaggcttgagttataaggagaggttagataggctgggacttctttcactggaataTAGGAGGCAGGGGGGTGACCCTGTAGAAGTTTTAGGAAGTCATGggaggcacagataaggtgaatagcaaaagtccttttactgagggtgggggagttcaaaactagggggcatatttttaagaggaGAGGAGAACGATctgaaagggacccgaggggcaatgttttcatagaGTGGTTCCCAACTGGAaggagctatcagaggaagtggtagacacACGTAcagtttccagcaacacattttcagctctgacctccagcatctgcagacctcactttctccttacatgattaggaaaggtttagaaggatgtgggccataCACAGTGaagtgggactcgtttagtttgggcaacgtgtttggcatggatgagttggaccaaaaagtctgcttctgtgctgtatgaatctgtgaCCCCAAGACTCTATAAAGGCCATTGGGCCCTTTGAGCCAGCCCtggcattcaatatgatcgtaactaactcagtatcctgttcctgcgcTTTCTCCCCTGTACCCCTTAGCCCATATAAATGTATCTACGTtagaaaatattcaatattttaacCTCAGCTGCTTTCcattggaagagaattccacaggctcacctctCTGGATGAAGGCATTTTCCCTCCTTTCAGTCTTTAAATGTAACAGCGTTACATTGCTGTCATTTCTAACTGCCCTTTCTCCTCCTGCTGACTGCAGGTAAATCTCACGTGGAGAATGGGGACGCAAACTACACCGCGGTGCCAGGGCCACCTTTCAAGGAGGTGTGGCAGGTTAACCTTCGACCCCGAGGCCTGGGCCACACGCGGAACATGAGCGGCATCTACCGGCTGTGCCTGACGGACAAGACGGTCAACCTGGTCAAGCTGAACTCTGAGGCCGCGGCCGTGGTGCTGCAGCTGATGAACATCCGTCGGTGCGGCCACTCCGAGAATTTTTTCTTCGTGGAGGTGGGCCGCTCAGCGGTGACCGGGCCCGGCGAGTTCTGGATGCAGGTGGACGACTCGGTGCTGGCCCAGAACATGCACGAAACCATCCTGGAGGCCATGAAGGCCATGAGTGAGGAGTTCCGGCTGCGCAGCAAGAGCCAGTCCTCGGGCACCAACCCCATCTCGGTCCCACCCCGCCGGCACCACCCGCCCCCCAGCCGGGTGGGCTTGGCCGCGAGGCGGGGGGCGCCCACCTCACCCGGGCAGGGTCCTGGCTCCACCCGGGCGCGGACCCCCGGCGACGGTGCTGCCTCCTCGTGCCCACCCTCGGCCGACGAGGCCCCCTGCAGCCCCCCGCCCAGCCAGGGAACGCCCGGGGCCCGCCCtctgcctcccccacccccgtcccGCTCGACCCCTGACCTGGCCTCCAGTCCCCTCGGCCTCCCCCGCGGCGgcttctcctcttcctcctcgCTGCCCTCCTCCTCTTCTGACGGCGAGGGGTACGGGTCCAGCCCCAGCTCGCCAGGAGGAGGAAGGCCGCTTCATGACTACGTGGCCATGGGCGGCCTAGGGCAGCGCCAACCACAGTGCCAACTGCGGAGGAGGCCCAGCAGCCGAGGGGGGGAggacgaggaggaggaggaggctgacAGGGGTTTGAGTATTCGGGCCTGGTCAGGCAGGCTTCGCCCCGAGCTCCTGGAAACAGGGCGCGGTCAGGGCACCGATCAGGGCTACGTGGCCATGCTGCCCAATGTGGCGGTGCCCAGCGACGATGACTACATGGCCATGACCCccaaaggcccttcggcccctcacCGGGACGAGAGCCCAGCGGGGGGCTACGTGCTGATGTCACCCAGCGGGAGCTGCTCGCCTGACTGGGCCCGGCTCCCGGGGGGTGGCAGCACGGGAGGAGACTACATGAACATGTCACCGGCCAGCACCCCTCCGTCCTGCCACCAACGCTGCCCGGCCAGGCCTCACCAGGAGGGCTGTACCCCCCCAGACCCCCGATCCCCCCACTGCTACCACTCCCTGCCTCGCTCCTACAAGCAGCTGGACCCGGCTCTGTCTGCCTCCTCGGAGCGCCGCGctccctcctccccttccccccccctcgggccgtctcatcctcccctcctcctcctcctccccctcagcCCGCCCCGTCCCCTCCTCTGCCCCCACGGGCCgcctcaccccctcctcctccccctcaggCTATCTTGCCCcctgctcctcctccccctcagcccagctcgccccctcctcctccccctcagcCCGCTTTGCCCCCTCTTCCACCCCCACAGGCCgcctcaccccctcctcctccccctcaggCTACCTTGCCCCCTGCTCTTCCTCCCCCTCAGCCCgcctcatcccctcctccaccctctcaGCCCACTTCgccccctcctcttccccctcaAGCTACCTTGCCCCCTCAGCCCGactcaccccctcctcctcctcctccccctcaggCTACCTTGCCCCCTCTACCTCCCCCTCAGCCCGCCtcgccccctcctcctcctcctcgacTGGCAGCAGTGAGAGCTTGATGGAGGCTGAAAGTGGGAAGCCCCTTGCCCACCGCCAGCCCGCGTCCCCCCTCGACCCGGTGAGAGCCAGCACCCTGCCCCGGCGGAGGGACAGCTCGCTGGCCGCTGAGTCCCAGAGCCTGGGGGAGTACGTCAGTATCGAGTTCCGAGACCCGCAGTCTGGCTCCCGCTCCCTGAGAGGACCCTGGGTAAGCCCCTCTGAGTATGTCAATGTTGGCTTTGGCCCCCGggcccatcctcctcctcctcctcctcctcccctcggCCCGGGGAGGGTGGGCAGCCCGGTTCCCGGTGACACAGCCTGCCCCCCGGTGGCGTCGTTGCCCGAGGGAGCCCGGGACTCTGCCAGGGGGTCAGATCGGGGGGTCCAGGGAATTTGCGCCGAGCTCCAGGGGCGCAGGCGTCATTGCTCTGAGACCTTCCCAAGCGCCCCTCGTGCACCTGGACCCTCGGAGGGCTGCTCCCACCACTCCGGGCGCCGCGGCTCGGCCTCCTCGGAGAGCACCGAAGCCGGGGATTCAGCTCCGCGCCCCGGGATGTCGCGCCACATGTCCGTCGGCTTCGAGAACGGCCTGAactacatcgacctggacctggGGATGGACAGCACCTGCGCTGACACGCCCGCCTTACAGCCGAGACTTCACACGCCCACCGGCTCCTTGAACACCTACGCCAGCATCGATTTTCACAAATCTGGAGAACTGAGAAGCCATAAAAGTAACAAAAATGGTGAGTGTTCTCCGCGTTACCTGGTTTGTGCCAGTCAGTCTTGTCTGTTGTAGTTCCCAGTGAGGGCGAGTTCCTATGTAGATGTGTCAATGCTGTCATGTAATGGCATGCAATGTTCTTTTATTTAGGAGTCTGCacccttgtttattttttttcccttgtttttacccccacactaactgcggtagtgcttattttttccccagcccccatggtgtgtgtgtgcaggtgtgagacacagtgagacacacaaggtgcacgaatctttattcaatttccaccaccaggaagataggaaaacacccgagtggccagtgacaagcagtgtccttcacatcaaagggcaatgctgtgtgatcaaacagtgaaggggagggcaaggattaaatcaaaatagagttggagggggaaatgatgcactccactccctgcggcgcccacctctccctgaacaactccagggttttcgtggacaccgcgtgctccttctccaaggacacccgggctctaacgtaaccgcggaagaggggcaggcattcggccctcacgacccccttcccggcccgctgcctggacctgtttatggccagtttggccaggcccaggagcagatccatgaggaggtcttcagacctgccctccctcctccgtaccgggtgcctcCCAATCGTCTGAGCAAAGGGCCTCGCTGATGCGTACAGTTTGAACTCCTCATTTGGGATAGAAAGTAAAGTTGTTGAGCCAAGAATTCCAAACCTTACCAAGGGAAACAGCAGAGGTATAAACACTGAGTTGGCGCCGGTGGACTGAACAACCCTTTAAAAGTGCGATGTAGACGTGCCGGGGTTGGACGGCGGTGGCGAAAGTTTAAAGGTCACACACCGCccggttagattccctacaacgtggaaacaggcccttcagcccaacaagtcccacagaccctccgaagagtaacccacccagatccgtttctctctgactaacgtacctaacactatggacaatttagcatggccaattcaccctaacctgcatattattggactgtgggaggaaaccggaggaaacccacacagacacggggagaatgtgcacactccacacagacagtagcccgaggctggagtcgaacctgggaccccggcgctgggaggcagcagtgctcaccgctgagccaccgtaccgcacCAGTTAtcggtgaaagtgggtactgcagatgctggagatcagagtcgggagggtggcgctggaaaagcacagcaggtcaggcagcatctgagaggcaggcgaatcaacgtttcgggctggagcccttcatcaggtgatgtccacattgatgccctggggctggAGTATTCTGGGGCGGaacaatgtgaacttcaccagtttcctcattcccctccccccaccttaccccagctcaGCCCCGCCCCATGACCTGTcacacctgtcaatcttccttcccacctatccactccgccctcctctctgacctatcacctttaccccccacctccatccacctattgcactctaagTTACCCTCCCCCCTCAGcttactcccctcccatttatttctccacccccgaggctcccagcctcattcctgatgaagggcttttgcccgaaacgtcgattttcttgcacctcggatgctgcctgacctgctatacttttccagcaccactttaatcttggcccccaggttatagtccagcaggtttatttgaaagtacaagcgtttggagcgctgctccttcatcaggtagctccaaacgcttgtactttcaaataaatgtgttggattataacctggtgatgtgtgatttaaAAGCAGAATAGATAATATTTTAAGCATGTGCATCCGTTGCAATGGTTCTATGTTCCATCATGACACAACAGGAAATGTGGCCCACTCTGGCTAACGAAATATAATAGTAGATACAAAAGGTAGTGATATAATGTTGCCGTAAAATGTAGCATGCTTCATGATTGGGAGCAgcttagaattcagcaaaggagggcTAGGAGGTTGATCAGTTTGTGAAAAATAgacttggagctgaaaatgtgttgctggttaaagcacagcaggttaggcagcatccaaggaacaggaaattcgacgtttcgggcacaagcccttcatcaggaatgacgggcttgtgcccgaaatgtcgaattccctgttccttggatgctgcctgacctgctgcgctttaaccggcaacacattttcagctctgatctccagcatctgtagacctcactttttactcgaaaaaTAGACTTGGAGTCAACTTACAAGAAACATAAAAATAGACTGCAAGAGCTTCTGTTAAgtatattaaaagaaaataagCTTTGTGCAGACAAAAGAAAGGCTGAAACAACATAATTCATAAAGGAGAATTAGGAATTGGTAGATTAAATAAATGGTTCTgtatttagcactgctgccttccagCGCCAGGGAACccgggttggattccagcctcgggcgactgtctgtgtggagtttgcacattctccccttgtctgtgtgggtttcctccgggtgctccagtttcctcccacagtccaaaacatgtgcgggtcagggtggactgaccatgctaaattgccccatagtgttgggtgcattagtcaggggtaatgtagggggaatgggtctgggtgggttactctttggagggtcggtgtggacttgttgggccgaagggcctgtttccacactgtagggagccTAATCTAACTACTTTGCCCTCTGTGAAGTCAGAACCGCAAGTAACCGCCCAGAAacgtatggagaaagtgagggctgctgatgccggagatcagagtcgggagtgtggtgctggaaaagcacagctccttggatgctgcctgaccggctgtgcttttccagccccacattccCAGAAATGTTAGGAAAGCAAGGGccttttggaaggaagaattgaAGGAATTTAGCATTAATGAAGAAAAATGCTGGAGGTGATGACGGGTCAGAACGTTAACGAATCCCCAGATAATCCGGATCCAAGGATTCTGAAAGAGCTGGCTGTGAAACATTGTGGAAGTGTTGGTTGTTGCCTTACAGTATTGTGTCAACTCTGCAATAGCCCCAACTTTGACCCTGCTATTTATTTAATAAAGGTGGAGTTGCAGACCAGGTAGCTTAATATCTGTCAGAGTAAAATGTTTGTATCTGTTGAAAATAATgtgataattagattagattacttacagtgtggaaacaggcccttcggcccaacaagtccacaccaacccgccacccacccattcccctacacttaccactttacctaacactatggggtaatttagtgtggccaattcacctaacccgcacatctttggactgtgggaggaaaccggagcacccggaggacatggggagaatgtgcaaactccacacagacagtcacctgaggcgggaattgaacccaggtctctggcgctgtgaggcagcagtgctaaccactgtgccgcccacccaccgtgctgcccacataaTAGGACGCTGCGAATGAATTTATATATTTAAAGTCCATCTGGATGGACGGAAAGGAAATTTTGATTGACTAACCTACTACAGGTTTTGTTTTGAGTATTTATCCAGTAGAGTTGGGAGGGAAGAACCGGTGAATGtgaattttcagaaagcttttgataaagtcccatatgAGAGGGTTTATTCAAAGTCCAAGCACATGTGACTGGAGGCAGGATCAGTCAGCTCGCAGAAAGCTGGGTCACTCAGTCAGAAAAAACATTGATGATGTCTAGAGGCTAAAGGTGTTACGTGGTACCAGGAGAGAAGGGACAGGGGAgtgtgggatggggagagagaatggggggagtgtgggatggggagaggacagggaggggggagtgtgggatggggagagagaatggggggagtgtgggatggggagaggacagggaggggggagtgtgggatggggagagagaatggggggagtgtgggacggggagagagAACAGGGGAGTGGTACTGGGAtagaggatcagtcatgatcctgtcAAATAGTGGACTGAGCTCTGGACTGAATCTCCATTTCCTGTTGtcattttcaatatttcttttgTTTGATTATGACCTTTTTGTGAAGTGCTTTGTGTTATCCCAGCTTCATGGGGGGATTCATATTGCCATGAGTTGTAGATGCTTTACTTAGATCTGATGATTGAGGAGCCCCTGACCAACCCCTATactaggagtgtgtgtgtgtgtgtgtgtgtgtgtgtgtgtgtgtgtgtgtgtgtgtgtgtgtgtgtgtgtgtataaaggtGGGTTGAGAGAGTACATCAAGGTCCCTGGCACCCATGAATCCTGCGAGCTGGAGcaagagggaaaccaggcatgGTCTGTGAGGCAGTATTACTGCTGGAAGAGGATGGGTTAAATTCCCCTGTGCACGGCTGAGCTTCAGTTCCTGTGAGTCCTGCGCAGCTTTTTCTCTCTTGTCACATCGCAGAGAGAGAATAGCATGTTTTATGAAGTAGCTGTGAGTGCAAATGAGTGAAGCAGCGTTTAACGCAGCCCATGTCTATCAActgctcatctctctctct is a genomic window of Hemiscyllium ocellatum isolate sHemOce1 chromosome 44, sHemOce1.pat.X.cur, whole genome shotgun sequence containing:
- the LOC132835327 gene encoding insulin receptor substrate 1-B-like yields the protein MAEPGPEQEPGPGQGQSPSPGQGPGQELGSDVKKCGVLRKWKSLHRRYCVLRSASDSGPARLELYDSEKKFRSRGAGPRRALPLSSCFTVNKRRDARSRYLLCVYTRSESVCLAAAGAEEQESWYRALSAQLGKSHVENGDANYTAVPGPPFKEVWQVNLRPRGLGHTRNMSGIYRLCLTDKTVNLVKLNSEAAAVVLQLMNIRRCGHSENFFFVEVGRSAVTGPGEFWMQVDDSVLAQNMHETILEAMKAMSEEFRLRSKSQSSGTNPISVPPRRHHPPPSRVGLAARRGAPTSPGQGPGSTRARTPGDGAASSCPPSADEAPCSPPPSQGTPGARPLPPPPPSRSTPDLASSPLGLPRGGFSSSSSLPSSSSDGEGYGSSPSSPGGGRPLHDYVAMGGLGQRQPQCQLRRRPSSRGGEDEEEEEADRGLSIRAWSGRLRPELLETGRGQGTDQGYVAMLPNVAVPSDDDYMAMTPKGPSAPHRDESPAGGYVLMSPSGSCSPDWARLPGGGSTGGDYMNMSPASTPPSCHQRCPARPHQEGCTPPDPRSPHCYHSLPRSYKQLDPALSASSERRAPSSPSPPLGPSHPPLLLLLPLSPPRPLLCPHGPPHPLLLPLRLSCPLLLLPLSPARPLLLPLSPLCPLFHPHRPPHPLLLPLRLPCPLLFLPLSPPHPLLHPLSYLAPSTSPSARLAPSSSSSTGSSESLMEAESGKPLAHRQPASPLDPVRASTLPRRRDSSLAAESQSLGEYVSIEFRDPQSGSRSLRGPWVSPSEYVNVGFGPRAHPPPPPPPPLGPGRVGSPVPGDTACPPVASLPEGARDSARGSDRGVQGICAELQGRRRHCSETFPSAPRAPGPSEGCSHHSGRRGSASSESTEAGDSAPRPGMSRHMSVGFENGLNYIDLDLGMDSTCADTPALQPRLHTPTGSLNTYASIDFHKSGELRSHKSNKNVTSASAGKDQERHGESVLGKGQRSLFVCSAWCAMSGGVRCCPPCRRSRAAFRVFLACDGCRDILRVSLSRNVLSLLL